In a genomic window of Larus michahellis chromosome 3, bLarMic1.1, whole genome shotgun sequence:
- the GJA1 gene encoding gap junction alpha-1 protein: protein MGDWSALGKLLDKVQAYSTAGGKVWLSVLFIFRILLLGTAVESAWGDEQSAFRCNTQQPGCENVCYDKSFPISHVRFWVLQIIFVSVPTLLYLAHVFYVMRKEEKLNKREEELKVVQNDGVNVDMHLKQIEIKKFKYGIEEHGKVKMRGGLLRTYIISILFKSVFEVAFLLIQWYIYGFSLNAIYTCERDPCPHRVDCFLSRPTEKTIFILFMLVVSLVSLALNIIELFYVFFKGVKDRVKGKTDPYSHSGAMSPSKDCGSPKYAYYNGCSSPTAPLSPMSPPGYKLVTGDRNNSSCRNYNKQASEQNWANYSAEQNRMGQAGSTISNSHAQPFDFSDEHQNTKKLASGHELQPLTIVDQRPPSRASSRASSRPRPDDLEI from the coding sequence ATGGGTGATTGGAGTGCCTTAGGAAAACTTCTTGACAAGGTTCAAGCCTATTCCACTGCCGGAGGGAAAGTGTGGCTGTCTGTCCTCTTTATTTTCCGAATCTTGCTACTGGGGACAGCAGTTGAATCTGCTTGGGGAGATGAACAGTCTGCTTTCCGGTGCAACACTCAACAGCCTGGTTGCGAGAACGTCTGCTATgacaagtccttccccatctcccatgTGCGCTTCTGGGTTCTGCAGATCATATTTGTGTCCGTACCTACCCTTTTGTACCTGGCGCACGTGTTCTATGTaatgaggaaagaagagaagCTGAACAAAAGAGAAGAAGAGCTCAAGGTGGTCCAAAATGATGGTGTGAATGTGGATATGCACCTCAAGCAAATAGAAATTAAGAAATTCAAGTATGGGATTGAAGAGCATGGCAAAGTGAAGATGCGTGGGGGACTGCTCCGTACTTACATCATCAGCATCCTGTTTAAATCTGTCTTCGAGGTGGCTTTCTTGCTGATACAGTGGTACATTTATGGGTTTAGCCTGAATGCCATCTACACCTGTGAGCGAGATCCATGCCCACACAGAGTGGACTGTTTCCTCTCCCGTCCAACTGAGAAAACCATCTTCATCCTCTTCATGCTGGTCGTGTCCTTGGTGTCTCTTGCCTTGAACATCATTGAGCTTTTCTACGTGTTCTTCAAGGGTGTCAAGGATCGCGTGAAAGGGAAAACCGACCCCTACTCCCACAGCGGTGCCATGAGCCCTTCCAAGGACTGCGGCTCCCCCAAATATGCTTATTACAATGGCTGCTCCTCACCGACTGCCCCCTTGTCTCCCATGTCTCCCCCGGGGTACAAGCTCGTTACCGGAGACAGGAACAATTCCTCCTGTCGTAACTACAATAAGCAAGCCAGTGAGCAAAACTGGGCCAACTACAGCGCGGAGCAGAACAGAATGGGGCAAGCTGGCAGCACCATCTCCAACTCGCACGCCCAGCCCTTCGACTTCTCCGATGAGCACCAGAACACTAAAAAACTGGCGTCGGGACACGAGTTGCAACCGCTCACCATTGTGGACCAGAGGCcccccagcagagccagcagccgAGCCAGCAGCAGGCCTCGACCTGACGACCTGGAGATCTAA